The genomic interval TTTAGTAGAAACAGAATTTTCAGGAAGCCATATTATTGGTGGAGATTTTTCAGGGGCAAACTTTACGGGAGCAATCATTAAAGCTGGTGGAATTGAGAATAGTATCCTTGAAAATACGACCTGGAAAGACACCTCTTTTTCACTATCATACATTGCCGATCTTGTTTTTACAGGCACCTTGAAAGATTGTTCTTTTGAGAACTGTGCTTTTAAAAGAGTTACGTTTCAGGATGCAATTCTTACCAATACCTTCTTTAAAAACAAAAGTCTAAAACAAATCAAGTTTATTAATTGTCAAGCAGATCGAATCACCTATGAGTTTTTAAAAAATGGCAAAGCCGATTTGAGTGGTATTCAATTAGTCATGGTTTGAAGGAAACCTTGTTCACTATTTGGAGATCTTATTCGATTACCTGGATTTTGAGTAAATTTCAAATGAATTTAAACCTAGGAAGAAAAATCAGAGTTGGGTCGTTTTTTTGACGACTCTACTCTTTTTTGTAATTCATATCTTTGCAAGAGACTTAAAGCCAAACAGTATGAGCACATCTCCCATACACAATGAGCGCATGGCAAAAATGACCTTTGCTACGGTTTACCCACACTATGTTGCAAAAGTTGAAAAGAAAGGCCGAACCGAGCAAGAATTGAATCAAGTGATTGAATGGCTTACTGGATTTGACATCACAAAACAACAACAACTAATTGATGAGAAAGCCACTTTTGAAACCTTTTTTGAACAAGCAATCTTACACCCAAATGTAGAACTCATTACTGGAATGATTTGTGGTTATCGCATTGAAGAAATTGAAAATCCACTTACCAAAAAAGTTCGATACCTTGATAAATTAGTCGATGAATTGGCCAAGAGAAAGAAAATGGAAAAAATATTACGCTCTTAAATTTGATTGAAACAGATTTTCAATCAATGTCGGCTATCGCATTTCGTATAAATGAATCGTTGAGGTTGGCCCATAAAGTAAATCAATGAGCAACCGAAAGAATTGTTTGTAAAACCAAAAATAACTGGACTTCTATTCTTAAAAAGCTGCCCAGTCCACTGATTAGTTTCTCGAGAATCCTTGAATATCCCGTTCAAATGAGCAATTCCTACACTCTCATTTTCGGTGTAAAGCTCTTCAAATTCAACCTTCCCTGACTTCGTATTTATCACTATTACATGTCTAGCAGATCGATTATAATCTGCTTTTTCTTCTTTGAGCTCTTGGGCAAAAAAATGAAGTGTATCTAATTGACATATATTTGTTTCCAGCTTCCGAAAGTTCTTCAGTTCACTCACAATATCCGATCGGAATTTTACAGCAGGGAATTTTTCGGAATCAACTTTACTCCATGTTATCAAGTTCAGTTTTTTGACTAGAAAGGGGTTTTTCTTTCCAACAGAAACCAAGACATGATTGTAATAATCTCCTCCAATCTCGCTCAGCATGGATCTATCGATTCCAAATCCAATCATGTAGGAAAACTGATCAAAAGTAGCATCGCCTTCTGAAGCATAAGGATTAATTAAAGCAGATAAAGGTAGTTTCTTGATTAAGAATGACTGAATTTTCCCTGTGGAATAATTAAAAACGAACAATTTATCATCTTCAGAAACACCCGTTTTATTCAAAAATTGTTCTCGGTATTTCCCTGTAAGTTCAAAGTATTGAATCGAATCGTAAGGCATGTCTGAAATATCTGGAATTGCTAGCGAATCTGGATGCTCACTCAATGGATAATCATCCGAAAAAGAAATGAACCCGATATTTTCAGCTCCTTTCGCCCGTTCTTCCCAACGGACATAATAAATCTTAAACTCCTCCGAAAGCTTCGGTTGGCTAGCTGCAGAATATTGTATCGAAACTTCAGGAGTAGTACTATCTTTAGTCGATTTACTGGGAGTAGATCCACATGAAGTAAATAGAACTACAAACAACATTATTTGAAGTGATACTTTAACTGATTTGATGCTATTCATAGAAAATCATTATCTCATAAAGGTAAAATATTCCAATTGAAAAGAAACCAATAATACATAAAGAAGCTTCGAACATCCAATCTATTTAACGATTAAAATAGAAATGTTCAACCTCGAACAAGACTTAATTTCAGTAATGAATCCGTCATTTTGAGAAACTGTTCTTAACCACAGACGTCTTTACAATTGTCTATTTTTCTTTCATTGATATTTGTCCTGTTCGGTACAAGTCTAATGGGTTCTGCAAGATGCTTTCGATCATTTTTAAAGGTAAATATTAGTTTGGATTTATTCTCAAAATTTTCATTCAAAGCACTTAAATAGACACTTATACAAAACCCCACTAGCGTATGTGTGTTTTCTATCGCAAGTGCTTCGGCTTCAGATTCTGCCCAGCACTTTGTGCAATTTCGTCAATACGTTTTTGCCGCGTTTCTTGTAGTTTCGCAAGGACAATCCAGCTCAACATCATTTTTTGTGCCGATTTACTCAAACTTAGAAAATAGTCCTTTGAACCTTTGTGAATTTTGAACGCTTGTTCTAAGTCGTTCGGGATTATCAATGCTTCAACTTCGTCCAGAATTATCCAGGATCCGTTTTGTTTTGCAGTTTCAACACTTTCGTAACCCGCTTTTGTCATTCGCCCGTTTTCAATGAGTTGCTGAACTTTTTCCTTGTTGATTTTTGACCATATGCTTTTAGGTTTACGTTTGCAAAAAAACTGCATAAACGAAGAATCATCAATTGTTTTTTTGGTACTGTCAATCCAACCGAAGCAAAGAGCTTCATCAACGGCTTCACTCCAACTTATTGAAGGAATAGTAGACTTTTTTGTGTAATAAACAAGCCAAACAGATTGTTTGGACTGATGGTTTTTTTCCAGCCATTGTCTCCAATCTGTTTGGCTTTGAGGACAATATGTTTCTATTTCCTTATTAAGCATTCTGTTGTTCTAGCCATTTTAAAATTGATTGGGTTGTTTCCTCTTGCTTTTCTTGCTGAATCCAATGACCACAATCCAGACTAACAACATCCAAATTAGGAACGATATTTTTTAGGTTTTCAGATTTTGGAATTGTATCCTGTTCACCATATATCATAAGAGTCGGCTGATGAATGATTGGTTTTACATTTTCCATTAAGTGCCAATTTCTATCCATGTTTCTGTACCAATTTATACTTCCTGTAAACCCTGATGATTCGAAAGCAGACACGAACACAGACAGTTCATTATCCTCCATTAAGGGGTCTCCTAGTGGTTTTTCTGCTCTTGCAAGATTTATCATTAGCATGCCAGGCTCTGGTAGTGTGGGAGGAACATTTTTACGAAATATGTTACGTAGGAACTGGGATGTGTTTTCATTCATTATAGCATCTGCTACTCCTGGTTGTCGATTGAAGTGAACAAAATAGAAGTCTCCTCCAAATAGTACTTCCATAAACTCGATCCATGGCTTTTCTCCACGCTCTTGATAAGGCAAAGCCAAGTTTATTATTTTATTTACTCGTTCAGGATGTAATAGTGCCAGACTCCAAACGACATTTGCACCCCAATCGTGACCAACAAAAGTGGCATCTTCATATCCAAAGTAATCGAGTAATGCGACTAGGTCACCTGTCAAGTGTTCAATGTCGTATTCAGTTACTTCAGTCGGACAGGATGAGTTCCCATAACCTCTTTGGTTTGGAATGATAACATGATAGCCAGCCGCAACAAGTGCAGGTACCTGATGACGCCAAGAAAAAGCATGTTCTGGAAAACCGTGACAGAGTACAATAGGTTTTCCAGCATTTTGTTTACCAGCTTCAAAGACTTCCAGTTTCACACCGTTGACTGAAATAAGAGTGGGTTTGGGAAAATTGGTTGAGTTAATCATTGAATTAATTACGTTTGTCATTTTTCTGTCTTTTAAAGATTAATGATGCAAACTTATACCTGACAAGTGACAGCCTTATGGCAAGGGTCAAAAATAAACTAGTGGTATTTCTCAAAATATTCCTGCAAAGTCATTTTATGTGGTTCAAACTGATCGGTAAGTATTTCCAGTTTTCTAATTCTGTCCAAACGAAAAAATCGAAATTCTCTTCTTAATAGACAATAGGCAACCAACAACCAATTTTCGGTGCTTAGCAGAGCAAATGGTTCAATGAGTCTGGTTGTAGTTTCATTTTTTTCGTTGGTGTATTCAATTTTTGTAAGACGAAAATTTGTCAGAGCAAATTGTAAGTCAGACAAATGATTACTGTTGCTTTCCTGATAGGTATTTTGGTCAAATCGTGTTCTTTCTGAAAGAAAGTTAGCTTTCTCTTGTATGTTGTATTTCAGTACCGCTTTTATTTTCTCAATGGCTTCAGTGTACTCTTTAATGAATGAAATGTCTTTGTTTTGTAGAACCCATTGTTCTGCGGTAATTAGCGCATTTGCTTGTGCTTCTGTAAACATTACAGGTGGCACATTGTAACCTTCCATGAGCGAATAACCTTTACCTTCCTCTGTAAGTATTGGAATACCTGACTGTTCCAAAGCCCGTATGTCTCTATAAATGGTCCTTTTACTAACCGAAAATTTGTTTGCTAATTCTGCAGCTGTCAAAATTCGTTTGGTTTGCAATTGGGTTAGGATTGCAGTCAGTCTGGAAAGTCGTTTAGTATCATTTTCGTTCATTTTTTCTGACTTTTGATGTTTGGGTGTTCGCTTCTAGCATTAGGGCTAACGTTGTGGTGGAAATAGAATTCCTACTGTCTTGGAGCTCAGGATTTCATAGAAACACTTCAGCCGCACTATTACCAAACCGATGTTGTGCGTTCGCTTTTTTTTATTCGGTTAAATATCTGTTTTCCAATATAGTCATTCAGTTTTTTATACTTTGTTCGTCTGTAATAAGCATCCCAATAACTTATCATTCTACTTTCGATTTGTTGTCTATATTTTGGATTTTCATGAAAAAATTTCAAATAGTTATCAATTGTCTTGTCGTTAATGTGTTTGTCAGCAACTTCTAAAATTTCCATCACATATTCTCCTAAAAGCTGAAAAATGTATGGAATTACAAAGTAGTCAAATGTATTGTCTATTAATTTTTCTAACCGCTGTTGTCTAACAAAGCCATTATGATGTTTTAAATAAATACAGTTTAAAATAGTTTGTTGCTTAATTGTCAGATTATTTCCTGTTGTTTCGTTAGGATTGTTAAAATAAACCCGTGCTGGAATGATTAATTTATTTCCGTCAAGTATAACTTCTTGTTCAACAGTTGGGTGAATATCAAAGTTTTTGTCAAGCAAAAAGTCTGCAACAATTTCAACATCTTGTTTTAAGTCTGCCGGAAAAGCATTCAGTAGTTTTTGTCTGTTAACTTTTAATATGTCAGTTGAAATTTTCATTCAGTTTAGGGTTTCATAAAGTGACACATAACATTTCTCGGCTTGGCGATGTTATGCGTTCTTTTATACTTGTTGAATAAAATTGCTGTCCAA from Fluviicola taffensis DSM 16823 carries:
- a CDS encoding DUF2200 domain-containing protein; its protein translation is MSTSPIHNERMAKMTFATVYPHYVAKVEKKGRTEQELNQVIEWLTGFDITKQQQLIDEKATFETFFEQAILHPNVELITGMICGYRIEEIENPLTKKVRYLDKLVDELAKRKKMEKILRS
- a CDS encoding YdeI/OmpD-associated family protein, with translation MLNKEIETYCPQSQTDWRQWLEKNHQSKQSVWLVYYTKKSTIPSISWSEAVDEALCFGWIDSTKKTIDDSSFMQFFCKRKPKSIWSKINKEKVQQLIENGRMTKAGYESVETAKQNGSWIILDEVEALIIPNDLEQAFKIHKGSKDYFLSLSKSAQKMMLSWIVLAKLQETRQKRIDEIAQSAGQNLKPKHLR
- a CDS encoding alpha/beta fold hydrolase produces the protein MTNVINSMINSTNFPKPTLISVNGVKLEVFEAGKQNAGKPIVLCHGFPEHAFSWRHQVPALVAAGYHVIIPNQRGYGNSSCPTEVTEYDIEHLTGDLVALLDYFGYEDATFVGHDWGANVVWSLALLHPERVNKIINLALPYQERGEKPWIEFMEVLFGGDFYFVHFNRQPGVADAIMNENTSQFLRNIFRKNVPPTLPEPGMLMINLARAEKPLGDPLMEDNELSVFVSAFESSGFTGSINWYRNMDRNWHLMENVKPIIHQPTLMIYGEQDTIPKSENLKNIVPNLDVVSLDCGHWIQQEKQEETTQSILKWLEQQNA
- a CDS encoding helix-turn-helix transcriptional regulator encodes the protein MNENDTKRLSRLTAILTQLQTKRILTAAELANKFSVSKRTIYRDIRALEQSGIPILTEEGKGYSLMEGYNVPPVMFTEAQANALITAEQWVLQNKDISFIKEYTEAIEKIKAVLKYNIQEKANFLSERTRFDQNTYQESNSNHLSDLQFALTNFRLTKIEYTNEKNETTTRLIEPFALLSTENWLLVAYCLLRREFRFFRLDRIRKLEILTDQFEPHKMTLQEYFEKYH